In the Streptomyces formicae genome, one interval contains:
- a CDS encoding mannose-1-phosphate guanyltransferase: MKAVVMAGGEGTRLRPMTSSMPKPLLPVANRPIMEHVLRLLKRHGLTETVVTVQFLASLVRNYFGDGEELGMELTYANEEKPLGTAGSVKNAEEALKDDAFLVISGDALTDFDLTELINFHKEKGALVTVCLTRVPNPLEFGITIVDEEGKVERFLEKPTWGQVFSDTVNTGIYVMEPEVFDYVDADVSVDWSGDVFPQLMKEGKPVYGYVAEGYWEDVGTHESYVKAQADVLERKVDVELDGFEISPGVWVAEGAEVHPDAVLRGPLYVGDYAKVEANAEIREHTVVGSNVVVKSGAFLHKAVVHDNVYIGQHSNLRGCVVGKNTDVMRAARIEDGAVIGDECLVGEESIVQGNVRVYPFKTIEAGAFVNTSVIWESRGQAHLFGARGVSGILNVEITPELAVRLAGAYATTLKKGSTVTTARDHSRGARALKRAVISALQASAIDVRDLENVPLPVARQQTARGSAGGIMIRTTTGVPDSVDIMFFDGQGADLSQGSQRKLDRVYARQEYRRAFPGEIGDLHFPSSVFDSYTGSLLRNVDTTGVAESELKVVVDASNGSAGLVLPSLLGKLGVDALTINPGLDESRPTETADARRSGLVRLGEIVASARAAFGVRFDPVGERLSLVDEKGRIVEDDRALLVMLDLVAAERRSGRVALPVTTTRIAEQVAAYHGTQVDWTTTSPDDLTRVGRGDSTIFGGDGRGGFIVPEFSGVFDGTAAFVRLIGLVARTQLTLSQIDARIPRAHVLRRDLATPWAVKGLVMRRVVEAAGERSVDTTDGVRVVETDGRWVLVLPDPAEAVTHLWAEGPDDASAQALLDEWSAVVDSAGR; encoded by the coding sequence ATGAAGGCCGTCGTGATGGCCGGCGGCGAAGGCACACGCCTTCGCCCCATGACCTCGAGCATGCCCAAGCCGCTCCTGCCCGTGGCGAATCGCCCGATCATGGAGCATGTGCTGCGCCTGCTGAAGAGGCATGGGCTCACCGAGACCGTAGTGACCGTGCAGTTCCTGGCTTCGCTCGTCAGGAACTACTTCGGCGACGGTGAAGAGCTCGGTATGGAGCTCACCTATGCCAATGAGGAGAAGCCACTCGGCACAGCCGGGAGCGTGAAGAATGCCGAGGAAGCGCTCAAGGACGATGCGTTCCTCGTGATCTCAGGTGACGCACTGACCGACTTCGACCTCACCGAGCTGATTAATTTCCACAAGGAAAAGGGCGCGCTGGTCACGGTCTGTCTGACGCGCGTTCCGAATCCGCTGGAATTCGGCATCACGATCGTCGACGAAGAAGGAAAGGTCGAGCGCTTCCTCGAGAAGCCGACCTGGGGGCAGGTCTTCTCCGACACGGTGAACACGGGCATCTACGTGATGGAGCCCGAGGTTTTCGACTACGTCGACGCCGATGTGTCGGTCGACTGGTCCGGTGATGTCTTCCCGCAGCTCATGAAGGAGGGCAAGCCCGTCTACGGGTATGTCGCCGAGGGCTACTGGGAGGACGTCGGCACGCACGAGAGTTACGTGAAGGCGCAGGCCGACGTCCTGGAGCGCAAGGTCGACGTCGAGCTCGATGGGTTCGAGATCTCGCCCGGGGTGTGGGTCGCCGAAGGGGCCGAGGTGCACCCTGATGCCGTGCTGCGCGGGCCTCTCTATGTCGGGGACTACGCCAAGGTCGAGGCCAACGCCGAGATTCGTGAGCACACCGTCGTGGGGTCGAACGTCGTCGTGAAGAGCGGCGCCTTCCTGCACAAGGCGGTCGTGCACGACAACGTCTACATCGGGCAGCACAGCAATCTGCGCGGCTGTGTCGTCGGTAAGAACACCGACGTCATGCGGGCGGCCCGGATCGAAGACGGTGCGGTGATCGGCGACGAGTGTCTCGTCGGTGAGGAATCGATCGTCCAGGGCAATGTCCGCGTCTATCCGTTCAAGACGATCGAGGCGGGCGCGTTCGTCAACACCTCCGTCATCTGGGAGTCCCGAGGGCAGGCGCACCTGTTCGGGGCTCGTGGGGTGTCAGGGATCCTGAACGTGGAGATCACGCCCGAGCTCGCGGTGCGCCTTGCCGGTGCGTACGCGACGACGCTCAAGAAGGGCTCGACCGTCACCACCGCGCGTGATCACTCACGTGGTGCGCGGGCGCTCAAGCGGGCGGTGATCTCGGCGCTGCAGGCGAGCGCCATCGACGTACGCGATCTGGAGAACGTGCCGCTGCCGGTCGCGCGGCAGCAGACGGCCAGGGGCAGCGCGGGCGGCATCATGATCCGGACCACGACGGGGGTCCCCGACTCCGTCGACATCATGTTCTTCGACGGGCAGGGAGCCGACCTCTCACAGGGGAGCCAGCGCAAGCTGGACCGGGTCTACGCGCGCCAGGAGTACCGGCGTGCCTTCCCCGGGGAGATCGGTGACCTGCACTTCCCTTCGAGCGTCTTCGACTCGTACACGGGGTCGCTGCTGCGCAACGTCGACACGACGGGCGTGGCGGAGTCCGAGCTGAAGGTGGTCGTGGACGCGTCCAACGGCAGCGCCGGGCTCGTCCTGCCGAGTCTCCTCGGGAAGCTCGGCGTGGACGCGCTGACGATCAATCCGGGGCTCGACGAGTCGCGGCCCACCGAGACCGCCGATGCCCGCAGGTCGGGCCTGGTGCGGCTCGGCGAGATCGTGGCGTCGGCGCGGGCCGCCTTCGGGGTGCGCTTCGACCCGGTCGGCGAGCGGCTCTCGCTCGTCGACGAGAAGGGGCGGATCGTCGAGGACGACCGGGCGCTGCTCGTCATGCTCGACCTGGTGGCCGCCGAGCGGCGCAGCGGGCGGGTGGCGCTGCCGGTGACGACGACACGCATCGCCGAGCAGGTGGCGGCCTATCACGGCACGCAGGTCGACTGGACGACGACGTCGCCCGACGATCTGACGCGGGTGGGGCGCGGCGACTCGACGATCTTCGGCGGGGACGGGCGCGGCGGGTTCATCGTGCCGGAGTTCAGCGGTGTGTTCGACGGCACCGCCGCCTTCGTACGCCTGATCGGTCTCGTGGCACGGACGCAGCTCACGTTGAGTCAGATCGACGCGCGCATTCCGCGCGCACACGTGCTGCGGCGTGATCTCGCGACTCCGTGGGCCGTCAAGGGGCTCGTGATGCGCCGCGTGGTGGAGGCGGCGGGAGAGCGGTCCGTGGACACGACGGACGGTGTGCGGGTCGTGGAGACCGACGGGCGTTGGGTGCTCGTGCTGCCCGATCCGGCTGAGGCCGTCACTCATTTGTGGGCAGAAGGGCCCGACGACGCGTCCGCCCAGGCGCTGCTCGACGAGTGGTCCGCGGTGGTGGACAGCGCCGGTCGCTGA
- a CDS encoding small basic family protein — translation MIAVLGLVVGVVAGLLVRPEVPAVVEPYLPIAVVAALDAVFGGLRAMLDGIFDDKVFVVSFLSNVVVAALIVFLGDKLGVGAQLSTGVVVVLGIRIFSNAAAIRRHVFRA, via the coding sequence GTGATCGCCGTACTGGGCCTCGTCGTGGGAGTCGTGGCCGGATTGTTGGTTCGGCCCGAGGTTCCGGCGGTGGTCGAGCCGTACCTTCCGATCGCCGTGGTCGCGGCGCTCGATGCCGTGTTCGGAGGCCTGCGCGCGATGCTCGACGGCATCTTCGACGACAAGGTCTTCGTGGTCTCGTTCCTGTCGAACGTGGTGGTGGCCGCCCTGATCGTGTTCCTGGGCGACAAGTTGGGCGTGGGCGCCCAGCTGTCGACGGGCGTCGTCGTGGTCCTCGGCATCCGGATCTTCTCGAACGCGGCCGCGATCCGCCGCCACGTCTTCAGGGCGTGA
- the gcvP gene encoding aminomethyl-transferring glycine dehydrogenase has translation MTATNRIPLSELEAGIPFEQRHIGPDAEARAKMLAQVGYGSLDELTAAAVPDVIKNAEALNLPGARTEAEVLAELRSLADRNQVLDSMIGLGYYGTFTPPVILRNVMENPAWYTAYTPYQPEISQGRLEALLNFQTMVAELTGLPTSGASLLDEGTAAAEAMALSRRMGKVKNGVFVVDADALPQTIAVIQTRAEPTGVEIVVTDLSEGVPAEVAERGVVGVLIQYPGASGVVRDIKPLIDQAHELGAVVTVAADLLALTLLTSPGELGADIAVGTTQRFGVPMGFGGPHAGYMAVREKFARSLPGRLVGVSVDADGNKAYRLALQTREQHIRREKATSNICTAQVLLAVMAGMYAVYHGPEGLKSIARRTHRYATLLAAGLTAGGVEVVHGAYFDTLTVRVEGKADELVAAAREGGVNIHQIDADHVSLACDETTTRKQLAAVWGAFGVEADVDALDAEVADTLPEGLLRGDDYLAHPVFHQHRSETSMLRYLRKLADRDYALDRGMIPLGSCTMKLNATTEMEPVTWPEFGQLHPFAPAQQAQGYLTLIRELEERLAEVTGYDKVSLQPNAGSQGELAGLLAVRGYHRANGDEQRTVCLIPSSAHGTNAASAVMAGMKVVVVKTADDGEIDVEDLRAKIEKHRDELAVLMITYPSTHGVFEEHVADICAQVHEAGGQVYVDGANLNALVGLAKPGHFGGDVSHLNLHKTFCIPHGGGGPGVGPVGVREHLAPYLPNHPLQPAAGPETGVGPISAAPWGSAGILPISWSYVRLMGGEGLKRATQVAVLSANYIAKRLEPHFPVLYTGPGDLVAHECIIDLRPLSKETGVSVDDIAKRLIDYGFHAPTMSFPVAGTLMIEPTESEDLVEIDRFCEAMIAIRAEIEKVGSGEWAADDNPLRNAPHTAAALGGAWEHGYSREEAVFPAGVVASDKYWPPVRRIDQAYGDRNLVCSCPPLDAYED, from the coding sequence ATGACTGCCACCAATCGCATCCCGCTCTCCGAGCTCGAAGCGGGCATCCCCTTCGAGCAGCGGCACATCGGGCCCGATGCGGAAGCGCGGGCCAAGATGCTCGCCCAGGTCGGGTACGGCTCGCTCGACGAGCTGACGGCCGCCGCGGTGCCGGATGTGATCAAGAACGCCGAAGCGCTGAACCTGCCCGGTGCGCGCACCGAGGCCGAGGTGCTCGCCGAGCTGCGGTCCCTCGCGGACCGCAACCAGGTCCTCGATTCCATGATCGGGCTCGGCTACTACGGGACCTTCACCCCGCCGGTCATCCTGCGGAACGTGATGGAGAACCCGGCCTGGTACACCGCCTACACGCCGTACCAGCCCGAGATCTCGCAGGGCCGCCTCGAGGCGCTGCTCAACTTCCAGACCATGGTCGCCGAGCTGACGGGGCTGCCCACCTCGGGAGCCTCGCTCCTGGACGAGGGCACCGCGGCCGCCGAGGCCATGGCGCTCTCGCGGCGCATGGGCAAGGTCAAGAACGGCGTCTTCGTCGTCGACGCCGACGCGCTGCCGCAGACCATCGCCGTCATCCAGACCCGCGCCGAGCCGACCGGTGTCGAGATCGTCGTCACCGACCTGAGCGAGGGCGTGCCCGCCGAGGTCGCCGAGCGCGGTGTGGTGGGCGTGCTGATCCAGTACCCGGGCGCCTCCGGTGTCGTGCGGGACATCAAGCCGCTGATCGACCAGGCGCACGAGCTCGGCGCGGTCGTCACCGTCGCCGCCGACCTGCTCGCGCTCACGCTGCTCACCTCTCCCGGTGAGCTCGGTGCCGACATCGCCGTCGGTACGACGCAGCGCTTCGGTGTGCCGATGGGCTTCGGTGGGCCGCACGCCGGTTACATGGCGGTGCGCGAGAAGTTCGCGCGCAGCCTGCCGGGGCGGCTCGTCGGCGTCTCCGTCGACGCGGACGGCAACAAGGCCTACCGGCTCGCGCTGCAGACCCGTGAGCAGCACATCCGCCGTGAGAAGGCCACCAGCAACATCTGTACCGCGCAGGTCCTGCTCGCGGTCATGGCCGGAATGTACGCCGTGTACCACGGGCCCGAGGGCCTCAAGTCGATCGCGCGGCGCACCCACCGGTACGCGACGCTGCTCGCCGCCGGGCTCACCGCCGGGGGCGTCGAGGTCGTGCATGGCGCGTACTTCGACACGCTGACCGTGCGCGTCGAGGGCAAGGCCGATGAGCTCGTCGCCGCCGCCCGCGAGGGTGGCGTGAACATCCACCAGATCGACGCCGACCACGTCTCCCTCGCCTGTGACGAGACGACCACGCGCAAGCAACTGGCCGCCGTGTGGGGTGCCTTCGGTGTCGAGGCCGACGTCGACGCGCTCGACGCCGAGGTCGCGGACACGCTGCCCGAGGGGCTGCTGCGCGGTGACGACTACCTCGCGCACCCGGTCTTCCACCAGCACCGTTCCGAGACGTCGATGCTGCGCTACCTGCGCAAGCTGGCCGACCGTGACTACGCGCTCGACCGCGGCATGATCCCGCTGGGCTCCTGCACCATGAAGCTCAACGCGACCACCGAGATGGAGCCGGTCACCTGGCCCGAGTTCGGGCAGCTGCACCCCTTCGCGCCCGCCCAGCAGGCGCAGGGCTACCTCACGCTCATCCGTGAGCTGGAGGAGCGGCTCGCCGAGGTCACCGGGTACGACAAGGTCTCGCTCCAGCCCAACGCCGGGTCGCAGGGTGAGCTCGCCGGGCTGCTCGCCGTGCGCGGGTACCACCGCGCCAACGGCGACGAGCAGCGCACCGTCTGCCTCATCCCGTCCTCCGCGCACGGCACGAACGCGGCGAGCGCCGTGATGGCCGGGATGAAGGTCGTGGTCGTGAAGACCGCCGACGACGGCGAGATCGACGTCGAGGACCTGCGCGCCAAGATCGAGAAGCACCGCGACGAGCTGGCGGTGCTGATGATCACCTACCCGTCGACGCACGGCGTCTTCGAGGAGCACGTCGCCGACATCTGCGCCCAGGTGCACGAGGCCGGTGGCCAGGTGTACGTCGACGGCGCCAACCTCAACGCCCTGGTGGGTCTGGCCAAGCCGGGTCACTTCGGGGGCGACGTCTCGCACCTGAACCTGCACAAGACCTTCTGCATCCCGCACGGCGGCGGCGGTCCCGGCGTCGGCCCCGTCGGTGTGCGCGAGCACCTCGCGCCGTACCTGCCCAACCACCCGCTGCAGCCCGCGGCCGGTCCCGAGACCGGGGTCGGGCCGATCTCCGCGGCGCCGTGGGGCTCGGCCGGGATCCTGCCGATCTCCTGGTCGTACGTACGCCTGATGGGCGGCGAGGGGCTCAAGCGCGCGACCCAGGTCGCGGTGCTCTCCGCCAACTACATCGCCAAGCGCCTCGAGCCGCACTTCCCGGTGCTCTACACCGGTCCCGGCGACCTCGTCGCGCACGAGTGCATCATCGATCTGCGGCCGCTCTCCAAGGAGACCGGTGTCAGCGTCGACGACATCGCCAAGCGGCTCATCGACTACGGCTTCCACGCGCCGACCATGTCGTTCCCGGTGGCGGGAACGCTGATGATCGAGCCGACGGAGAGCGAGGACCTGGTCGAGATCGACCGGTTCTGCGAGGCGATGATCGCGATCCGCGCGGAGATCGAGAAGGTCGGCTCCGGCGAGTGGGCCGCGGACGACAACCCGCTGCGGAACGCGCCGCACACCGCCGCCGCCCTGGGTGGCGCGTGGGAGCACGGTTACAGCCGGGAAGAGGCCGTCTTCCCCGCCGGTGTCGTGGCGTCGGACAAGTACTGGCCGCCGGTGCGCCGCATCGACCAGGCGTACGGCGACCGGAACCTGGTCTGCTCCTGCCCGCCGCTGGATGCGTACGAGGACTGA
- a CDS encoding MerR family transcriptional regulator → MLQTPRGGADHGTAAADRRLMSIGTVLNELRDEFPEVTISKIRFLESEGLIEPERTPSGYRKFSPEDLERLAHVLRIQRDHYLPLKVIREYLDALERGERAPLPSLGRQRDAGDTEGQDDLEGPTAARVGRDELLAVAEVDEEQLDEWETYGLIAPLPDGGYDAEVVTVASLVVELGRFGIEPRHLRAMKAAAEREAGLVDQIVAPLRRHRNPQTRAHAEARTKELVGLTGKLHSALVQTALGVRLP, encoded by the coding sequence ATGCTGCAAACACCGAGGGGCGGTGCCGACCACGGCACCGCCGCCGCGGACCGTCGGCTGATGAGCATCGGTACGGTGCTGAACGAGCTGCGGGACGAGTTTCCCGAGGTCACCATCTCCAAGATCAGGTTCTTGGAGTCCGAGGGCCTCATCGAGCCGGAGCGCACGCCTTCGGGCTACCGGAAGTTCAGCCCGGAGGACCTCGAGCGCCTCGCTCACGTGCTGCGGATACAGCGGGACCACTATCTGCCGCTCAAGGTCATCCGTGAGTACCTGGACGCCCTGGAGCGCGGTGAGCGGGCTCCGCTGCCCTCTCTGGGGCGACAGCGGGACGCCGGTGACACCGAGGGCCAGGACGATCTCGAGGGGCCGACCGCCGCCCGCGTGGGGCGGGACGAACTGCTCGCCGTCGCCGAGGTCGATGAGGAGCAGCTCGACGAGTGGGAGACGTACGGGCTCATCGCTCCGCTGCCCGACGGCGGCTATGACGCCGAGGTGGTCACGGTCGCCTCGCTCGTCGTCGAGCTCGGCCGGTTCGGAATCGAGCCGCGCCACCTTCGCGCCATGAAGGCCGCGGCGGAGCGGGAGGCCGGGCTCGTCGACCAGATCGTCGCGCCGCTGCGGCGGCACCGTAATCCGCAGACCAGGGCCCACGCAGAGGCCCGTACCAAAGAGCTGGTGGGGCTCACGGGGAAGCTGCACTCGGCGCTGGTGCAGACCGCGCTCGGGGTCAGACTGCCCTGA
- a CDS encoding bifunctional nuclease family protein has translation MNELDVVGVRVEMPSNQPIVLLREVGGDRYLPIWIGPGEATAIAFAQQGMAPARPLTHDLFKDVLEAVGQELSEVRITDLREGVFYAELVFASGVEVSARPSDAIALALRTGTPIYGSDGVLDDAGIAIPDEQEDEVEKFREFLDQISPEDFGTNSQ, from the coding sequence GTGAACGAGCTCGACGTCGTAGGTGTCCGGGTCGAAATGCCCTCCAACCAACCGATCGTGCTCCTGCGTGAAGTGGGAGGCGACCGCTACCTCCCCATCTGGATCGGACCGGGGGAGGCGACCGCGATCGCCTTCGCACAGCAGGGCATGGCACCCGCACGACCGCTGACCCACGACCTGTTCAAGGACGTGCTGGAGGCGGTGGGCCAGGAGCTCTCCGAAGTACGCATCACGGACCTCCGTGAAGGGGTCTTCTACGCGGAGCTCGTCTTCGCGAGCGGCGTCGAGGTGAGCGCGCGTCCTTCCGACGCCATAGCGCTCGCGCTGCGCACCGGGACCCCGATCTACGGGAGCGACGGTGTCCTCGACGACGCGGGCATCGCGATCCCGGACGAGCAGGAGGACGAGGTGGAGAAGTTCCGCGAGTTCCTCGACCAGATCTCGCCCGAGGACTTCGGTACCAACAGCCAGTGA
- a CDS encoding PRC-barrel domain-containing protein, with the protein MQTDIDPRNLIGRKAFDRNGAKIGTIDEVYLDDATGVPEWAAIRTGLFSRDAFVPLEPSELIGDGTLRIPFDRALIKDAPDFGVGRHLSPEQELQLYHHYGLDTTLPTSPPPDQDFGQIAGSETS; encoded by the coding sequence GTGCAGACCGACATCGATCCGCGGAACCTGATCGGCCGCAAGGCGTTCGACCGGAACGGGGCGAAGATCGGCACGATCGACGAGGTCTACCTCGACGACGCGACCGGCGTCCCCGAGTGGGCGGCCATACGCACCGGACTCTTCAGCCGCGACGCCTTCGTCCCCCTGGAACCGAGCGAACTGATCGGCGACGGCACCCTGCGCATCCCCTTCGACCGCGCCCTGATCAAGGACGCCCCCGACTTCGGCGTGGGCCGCCACCTCTCCCCCGAACAGGAACTCCAGCTCTACCACCACTACGGCCTGGACACCACGCTGCCGACGTCACCACCCCCCGACCAGGACTTCGGCCAGATCGCAGGCTCGGAAACCTCCTGA
- a CDS encoding FHA domain-containing protein, whose protein sequence is MFGGYGRCEDVWFTDECRCVQSGFVLPHGRVCFGQGESPVKLFAKLFGKSAREDSGNPATARHRAPRHGDGEDQGAERPMFRDQVAGPGGDISGGQGASSVDPAGPGRIGFGEPSTSSAGGGFTPDPYATNAPAGQPRQEDPSMALVCTRCGNRNAEASRFCSNCGAPLRAGATPERASETTSTISISGLEAYDAEVTGQNPSPALSPEAQAAVDALPLGSALLVVRRGPNSGSRFLLDGDLTTAGRHPQSDIFLDDVTVSRRHVEFRRVQDGSFTVADVGSLNGTYVNRERIDSVALSNGDEVQIGKYRLVFYASQRGI, encoded by the coding sequence CTGTTTGGTGGATACGGACGTTGTGAGGATGTCTGGTTCACCGATGAATGTCGGTGTGTGCAATCAGGGTTCGTCCTGCCCCACGGGCGGGTCTGTTTCGGTCAAGGGGAATCGCCCGTGAAGTTGTTTGCGAAGTTGTTCGGCAAGAGCGCACGTGAGGACAGTGGCAATCCCGCCACCGCCCGGCACCGTGCCCCGCGCCATGGAGATGGCGAGGACCAGGGGGCCGAGCGCCCCATGTTCCGTGATCAGGTCGCCGGCCCGGGCGGCGACATTTCGGGCGGACAGGGCGCGTCGTCTGTTGACCCTGCCGGTCCCGGCCGCATAGGTTTCGGAGAACCGTCAACCTCAAGTGCGGGTGGAGGGTTCACTCCCGACCCGTACGCGACGAATGCCCCCGCGGGGCAGCCGCGGCAGGAGGATCCGTCCATGGCCCTGGTGTGTACGAGGTGCGGGAACCGGAACGCGGAGGCGAGCCGGTTCTGCTCCAACTGCGGTGCGCCGCTGCGGGCAGGGGCGACGCCCGAGCGGGCGTCCGAGACGACCTCGACGATCTCCATCTCGGGCCTGGAGGCCTACGACGCGGAGGTGACCGGGCAGAATCCCTCGCCCGCGCTCTCTCCGGAGGCGCAGGCCGCCGTCGACGCGCTGCCGCTGGGCTCGGCCCTCCTCGTGGTGCGTCGCGGTCCGAACTCGGGCAGTCGTTTCCTGCTCGACGGTGATCTGACCACGGCGGGGCGTCACCCGCAGAGCGACATCTTCCTCGACGACGTGACGGTGTCGCGTCGCCACGTGGAGTTCCGTCGCGTTCAGGACGGCTCCTTCACGGTCGCCGACGTGGGCAGTCTGAACGGCACGTACGTCAACCGGGAGCGGATCGACTCCGTCGCGCTGTCCAACGGCGATGAGGTCCAGATCGGTAAGTACCGACTGGTCTTCTACGCGAGCCAGCGGGGCATCTGA
- a CDS encoding DUF881 domain-containing protein, protein MCGMPQQPPVRSTPSRPRRPDASMSLLTTVMDHSLDEGYAEAAARKKARGDSGVPRPLRAKLGLAAGLVLAALVVTVGAAQARIAAPVIAKEREELIDRVEEATAGADKLEDDVDELRDDVGERQRAALKKHGGSQGELVGLLSGATEVEGPGVKLVVDDKKQADQGGGGPRESAGFSDTGRVRDRDMQRVVNGLWESGAEAISINDQRLTALSAIRAAGDAILVDNRPLVPPYTVLAVGDGKRLSTRFQNSRDGQYLHALQENFGIRTSISVSDELRLPAAPSVTVRTAEPKAGKGTS, encoded by the coding sequence ATGTGCGGCATGCCGCAGCAGCCCCCCGTTCGGAGCACCCCCTCGCGCCCCCGGCGCCCGGACGCTTCCATGTCGCTGCTCACCACCGTCATGGACCACAGCCTCGACGAGGGGTACGCGGAGGCGGCGGCCCGGAAGAAGGCCAGGGGGGACAGCGGCGTGCCGCGTCCCCTGCGGGCCAAACTCGGGCTCGCCGCCGGTCTGGTGCTCGCCGCCCTGGTGGTCACGGTGGGGGCCGCGCAGGCCCGGATAGCGGCGCCGGTGATCGCCAAGGAGCGTGAGGAGCTCATCGACCGCGTCGAAGAGGCGACGGCCGGTGCCGACAAGCTCGAGGACGACGTGGACGAGCTCCGCGACGACGTGGGCGAGCGTCAACGCGCCGCGCTGAAGAAGCACGGCGGCAGCCAGGGCGAGTTGGTGGGTCTCCTCTCCGGTGCCACGGAAGTCGAGGGGCCCGGCGTGAAGCTCGTCGTGGACGACAAGAAGCAAGCCGACCAGGGCGGTGGCGGGCCGCGTGAGAGCGCGGGGTTCTCCGACACGGGACGGGTGCGCGACCGCGATATGCAGCGGGTCGTCAACGGTCTGTGGGAGTCGGGCGCGGAGGCGATCTCGATCAATGACCAGCGGCTCACCGCGCTGTCGGCGATCAGGGCCGCGGGTGACGCGATACTGGTCGACAACAGGCCGCTGGTGCCGCCGTATACGGTGCTCGCGGTGGGGGACGGGAAACGCTTGAGCACCCGGTTCCAGAACAGCCGCGACGGTCAGTACCTGCACGCTCTGCAGGAGAACTTCGGCATCCGGACCAGCATCTCCGTGTCGGACGAGCTCCGGTTGCCGGCCGCGCCGAGTGTGACCGTACGTACAGCAGAGCCGAAAGCAGGAAAGGGCACATCGTGA
- a CDS encoding MerR family transcriptional regulator, translating into MRSSGDGTAVGGPYPFHGGATDHSPKRPMAVQGSGDATSENSEQVGYRGPTACAAAGITYRQLDYWARTGLVEPSVRAAGGSGTQRLYSFRDVVVLKIVKRFLDTGVSLQNIRTTVQHLRERGFRDLERMTLMSDGATVYECTSPSEVHDLLQGGQGVFGIAVGVVWRDVESALSQLHGERIDTGETLVGHNPADELARRRNRAV; encoded by the coding sequence GTGAGAAGCAGCGGCGACGGTACGGCGGTGGGCGGTCCGTACCCGTTTCACGGCGGTGCGACCGATCACTCTCCGAAACGGCCCATGGCGGTCCAGGGGAGCGGGGACGCGACGTCCGAGAACTCCGAGCAGGTCGGGTACCGCGGTCCCACCGCGTGCGCGGCGGCCGGCATCACGTATCGACAGCTCGACTACTGGGCCCGCACGGGCCTGGTCGAGCCCAGCGTGCGGGCCGCGGGCGGGTCGGGGACCCAGCGGCTCTACAGCTTCAGGGACGTCGTCGTCCTGAAGATCGTGAAGCGGTTCCTCGACACCGGGGTGTCGCTGCAGAACATCCGCACCACGGTCCAGCACCTGCGGGAGCGCGGGTTCCGCGATCTCGAGCGGATGACGCTGATGAGCGACGGGGCCACGGTCTACGAGTGCACGTCGCCCAGCGAGGTCCACGACCTGCTCCAGGGCGGCCAGGGCGTCTTCGGGATCGCCGTGGGCGTCGTCTGGCGGGACGTCGAGTCCGCGCTGTCCCAGCTGCACGGTGAGCGCATCGACACCGGGGAGACGCTCGTCGGGCACAACCCCGCCGACGAGCTCGCCAGGCGCCGCAACAGGGCCGTCTGA
- a CDS encoding DUF881 domain-containing protein → MSADETPGYNRRRELPAEVPSESEAPAPPEQRPPRLTGRQRLAQGLWPPRVTRPQLIVALLLFVLGLGLAIQVRSNNDSSALRGARQEDLVRILDELDDRTQRLEEEKRRLEEQRTGLENSSDQAEEARKQTVERERQLGILAGTVAAQGPGITLSIKDEKGAIEADMLLDAIQELRAAGAEAIQINDVRVVANTHFSDASGGGVRVDGHKVGAPYLFKVIGKPQDLEPALNIPGGVVQTLEKEQATVGVTRSEKIVVDALRPAKRPDYARSSSP, encoded by the coding sequence ATGAGCGCTGACGAGACGCCCGGCTACAACCGGCGCAGGGAGCTCCCCGCCGAGGTCCCCAGCGAGTCCGAGGCCCCCGCGCCGCCGGAGCAGCGGCCTCCGCGGCTCACGGGCAGGCAGCGGCTGGCACAGGGCCTGTGGCCGCCTCGGGTGACGCGGCCTCAACTCATCGTGGCCCTGCTCCTGTTCGTCCTCGGCCTCGGTCTGGCCATCCAGGTGCGGTCCAACAACGACAGCAGTGCGCTGCGCGGCGCACGTCAAGAAGATCTCGTACGCATCCTCGATGAACTGGATGACCGTACGCAGCGTCTGGAAGAGGAGAAGCGGCGCCTCGAGGAGCAGCGGACCGGGCTGGAGAACAGCTCGGACCAGGCAGAAGAGGCCCGCAAGCAGACGGTCGAGCGAGAACGGCAACTCGGCATCCTGGCCGGCACGGTGGCGGCACAGGGGCCCGGCATCACGCTCTCCATCAAGGACGAGAAGGGGGCGATCGAGGCGGACATGCTGCTCGACGCGATTCAGGAGCTGCGCGCCGCGGGCGCCGAGGCCATCCAGATCAATGACGTACGGGTGGTGGCCAACACCCATTTCTCGGACGCGAGCGGTGGTGGCGTGCGGGTGGACGGGCACAAGGTCGGCGCACCGTACCTCTTCAAGGTGATCGGGAAGCCGCAGGATCTGGAACCTGCGCTGAACATCCCGGGAGGTGTGGTGCAGACTCTGGAGAAGGAGCAGGCCACGGTCGGCGTGACCCGCTCGGAGAAGATCGTCGTGGACGCCTTGCGACCTGCGAAGCGGCCTGACTACGCTCGGTCGTCCTCCCCGTGA